In the genome of Actinomadura luzonensis, the window GCTTGACCAGGTCGCCCTCGATGCCGGCGAGGACGGCGGCCACCTCGTCGTCGCCGGGGGAGTGGCCCCGGCCGCCGGCCTCGGTGCCCCTGCCCTTGCCGAGCCAGCCGGCGTCCCGCTTCCAGCGTTCGAGCTGCTCGGCGGTGACGTTGCCGCTGCCGGTGCAGAAGACGTTGAGCAGCAGCTTGGAGACCAGCGCGGCGCGCCGGACCTCGCCGCCCGCCTCGTGCTCGCGCTCGGTCATGAGGTCGCGCAGCTCGTCGCCGAGCGCGGGGAAGCGCTGGACCAGCGTGTCGACGGACACGCCCGGGTCGAGCAGCGCGGGCGGCAGGCCGAGGTCCTCGACGACGGCCAGGCCGGCTCTCTCCAGGGCGGGCTGCTCGTCGGCGCCGAACAGCCGCGACATCAGCCGCCAGTAGAGCACCTGACGGCGGGTCTCGTCGGCTTGCGTGTCGTGGGTCGGTCGCTGGGTCATTTGCGCAGCAACCGTCCCGCTCGCTCGCGGAGCACGGCGACGGGGTCGCCGGCCCTGGCCTCGGCCTTGACCACCTTGGGGTCGGCCGGGCCGAGCGCCCAGTCGCCGGTGTGCGCGGTGACGGGCTTCTTCTGCACCGTGGCCTGGACGGCGAGCGGCTGCAGCAGCCACCGGCCGCCGTCCCAGCGCAGCAGGCCGAGGCAGGTGGAGGAGGCCGCCACCAGCTCGGGCGTCAGCGGGGTGCAGGACGGCAGCCGGTCGAGGTCGAGCGCGAGCCGGTTGCCGCCGAGCTCCAGCGTCTCGCCGTCGACCCGGTAGTGCTCCACGAGCACCGGCTCGGCGATGCGCACCGGGTGGCGGTCGAGCGGCGGGACGGGCGGCGCCTGCGCCGCGCCGAGCAGCACGCGGGCGGTGGTGAACGGGTCGGCCGCCTCGCCCGCCCGCGCGAGGTCGTCGTGCCACACCAGGTCGCCGCCCGGCAGCAGCGGCATGCCGGCGAGGTCGAGGGCGTGGTGACCGGCGAGCGCGCCGAGCAGCACCGGATGGCCGGCCAGCAGCCGCCACACGGCCGGGCCGGTGATGGTGTCGACCTTCGCGGCGGCGACCCCGGCCCGGACCAGCCGCGCCGGGCCGCCCCCGGCGGGCTCCAGGACGCCGTGCACCTGGACGCGGACCACCGTGGCGTGCTCGTGCACGTCGGCGCCGAGGACCAGCAGCCGGCCCGACACCGGCTCCGGCGTGCCGTGCCAGGGGCCGGACCTGGCCAGGAGCAGGCCGCGCGCCCACAGGTCGGCCCAGCGGCGGGCGGGCAGCAGGTCCATCGCGCTCACCGGGCAGGAGGCGCGCAGCTCGGCCGCCAGGCCGTCGAGCAGCACCGCCAGGCCGCGCAGCGCGGGCACGCCGAGCAGCGCCTCGACCGTGCGGTCGGACGGGGTGACGACGTCGTGGTCGACGCCGCGCCACCCGGTGATGGCCAGCTCCGCAGCCAGGCGCGGGCGCCCGCCAGCAGGTTGTCCGGCTGGTCGCCCGCGGGCACGGCGGGCGCGTCCCAGGGGCGCGGGCCCGGCGAGCGCGGCGTCGAGCCGGGCCAGCAGGGCGTCGTGCGCCGCGCCGGTGAGCGCGGCCCGCCACGCCGGCCAGCGCGGCCAGGTGCTCGTCGCCGACGGAGCCCGCGACCACCTCTCCACGGCCTCGCCGGCGCGGTCGCCGAGCGGGCTGCCGGCCAGCGCGCCCGCCAGCGCGGCCAGCGCCGCCGCCGGCTCCTCGCCGACGCGGGCGAACCCGAGCGCGAGCGCCTGGTCGAACCCGGCCACCAGGCCGAGCGCCTCGGCCACGCCGGCCGGCCCGGCGGCCGTCAGCTCCCCGAGCTGTACGTCAAGCATCAGCCCTCACCTCGCCGGTCGGCTCGTCGCGGGTCGCGGCGGTCATGCCCCTCATCGGCGCACCGCCCCCGTCGCCGGGAACCAGTGCAGCTCGGCCAGCGGCTCGGTGCTGTCGGGCACCTCCAGGTAGGCCAGGTGACGCAGGAAGCGGCTGAACACGACCGCCGCCGGCGTGCGCTCGACCGGCCCGTTCAGCTGCAGCCCGGTCTCCGGGGACGCCTCCACCCGCAGGTAGCGGGCCACCCGGTCGAGGCCGTACTGGAGGATCGCCTCGTCGGCCAGCATACGTACGTGCTTGCAGGCGTAGCCGTGCAGCGCCCCGCAGGGGCGGTTGTTGTTGGTGCTGCAGCTCATCGCCAGGCTGCCGGCGGTGATCGAGGAGACGTAGACCCGCTCGATGTCGGACCCGCTCGACACCACTCCCTGGAGCCGGCCGTCGGCCAGCTCGACGAACGGCACCTTGGCCAGTTTGCGTGGCTCGACGGGCGCGACCACCCGTACCACGCTGCGTTGCTCCCACGCGGTCCTGTCCGCGTCCACGGCTTCGCGACCTCCGCCCTGCCGGTCGCGGGGCAGGCGGGGGTGCCCGCTCCCGCGCGAACGGCTTGATCAACTGATCCAGGAACCTACTGGAGGGCACCGACAGTTCGAGAGTGAAATGATCAAAGGCGGATTGTCGATAATATTGTCCAACCAGTTGCACGCGACGGCGGGAGGATTCCGTTGGGGGAGACGCTGACCGACCGCGTCCGGGCGGTCATACTCGGCGGGGACTTCGTGCCCAACCAGCGCCTCATCGAGGCCGACGTGTGCGAGCAGTTCGGGGCGAGCCGGGCGGCCGTGCGCGAGACGTTCAAGGAGCTGGCGTCCGAGGGCCTGGTCGAGATCATGCGCAACAAGGGCGCCAGGGTCCGGGTCATCTCCAAGGCCGAGGCCGTGGAGATCACCGAGGTCCGGATGGTGCTGGAGGGGCTGGCGGCGTACAAGGCGGCCGAGCGGGTGACGCAGGAGCAGGCCGACGAGCTGCGGCAGGTGGTCGCGGACATGCGCGAGGCCGTGGCGGGCAACGACCTCGACCGCTACTCCGAGCTGAACGTCGCCCTGCACGCCAAGGTCCGGGAGATCGCCGGGCACCGCACCGCGGCGTCGATCATCGAACGGCTGGGGGCGCAGGTGGTGCGGCACAAGTTCCGGCTGGCCCGGCAGCCGGGGCGGGCGGCCGTGTCGCTGCCGCAGCACGAGCTGATCGTCGCCGCCATCGCCGCGCGCGACCCCGAGGCGGCGCAGACGGCGATGCAGCAACACCTGCGCAGCGTCGTCAAGGCCCTGGAGTCGAGCGCGGACTGAGAGCCCGCCCCGCCCCGCCTCGCGCCCGCCGGCGGGCCCGCCCCGCGCCCCGCCCGTCCCCGCGCCCGTCCCCGCGCCCGTCCTCGCGGCCGTTCTCGCGGCCGTCAGCGCGGCCCGGGCGGGCGCGGGACGCCGGTCTCGGTGGCGCGGTGCAGCGCGGCGGCGGTGGCGGCGGTCATGTCGCTGGGCACGCCCAGCTCCTCCAGCATGCGGGTGGCGGCGCGCATCTCGTGCACGCGGCGGACGCCGTGCTGCCCGGCCCCCTCCAGCAGGCGGGTCAGGAAACGCTCGTCGGCGTCCGTCACCGTCTCCACCAGGTGCGCCCAGAACCACTCGCCCAGCCCGGCCGCCTCGGCGGCGCGCCGCGCCTCGACGGCCAGCGCGCTGAGGCCCTTGACCAGGACGCTGCGCAGCAGCTTGCGGGCGGCCGCGTCGCCGGGCGCGCCGCCGATCGGGGTCACGTCCATGCCGAGGGCGCCCGCGAACGCGGCGAAGCGCTCGGCGCCCGGGCCGCTCGCCAGGATCGGCGTGGCGAGGCCGCGCAGCGGGACGGGCGCCATGATGGCCCCGTCCACGGCGACCGCGCCGGCCGACCCGGCCAGCTCGGCGATCGCGCGCTTGTCGCCGGGGGCGGCCGTGGACAGGTCGGCGTAGAGGGCGCCCGGCTTCAGGTGGGGTCGCGACTCGGCGCAGGCGGCCAGGCTGTCGGCCCCGGTGGTCACGGCGATGACGACGTCCGCCCCGCGCACGGCGTCGGCATTGCCCGCGACGAGCGGCGACGCCGGTGGGTGCGCCGGGTCGTAGGCGCGCAGCCGCACCCGCCCCCCGAGCCCGCCGGCGAGCACGCGGCCGACCTCCCCGTACCCGAGCAGCGCCACCCGAAGCCCGTCCATGAGCACCTCTCCCCAACATCGTTGACAATATTGTCGATGTTCCGTCACCCACACCCTATCGAAACCCCGTTTAGTGGTCGATTGGCGACGAAAGTGTTGACAATCCTCCGGGGCCGCTCATAGCGTCGGGGCGTGAACTCGGGAAACACTCCGCACACCCTTCTGGTGATCAGTGCCCACGCGGGCGACTTCGTCTGGCGCGCGGCCGGCGCGATCGCGCTGACCGCCCACCGCGGCGGGCGGGCCAAGGTGGTCTGCCTCAGCTACGGCGAGCGCGGCGAGTCCGCCAAGGCGTGGCGCGCCGGCCACACCCTCGACGAGATCAAGGCCATCCGCCGGGAGGAGGCCGAGCACGCCGCCGCCGCGCTGGGCGCCGAGATCGAGTTCCTCGACGCGGGCGACTACCCGCTGGTGGAGACGCCGGAGCTGGTGGACCGGCTGGTGCGGGTCTACCGCGACTGCGAGCCCGGCGTGGTGCTCACCCACCCCCTCGCCGACCCGTACAACGGCGATCACCCCGCCGCGGCCCGCATGGCGCTCCAGGCCCGCGTGCTGGCCCAGGCCGCCGGCTACGACGCCCCCGGCGAGCCGCTGGGCGCGCCCCCGGTGTTCTTCTTCGAGCCGCACCAGCCCGAGCAGTGCGACTTCAAGCCCGACGTGCTGCTCGACATCACCCCCGTCTTCGAGGCCAAGCGCAAGGCCATGGAGTGCCTGCCGGCCCAGCAGCACATGTGGGACTACTACACCGACCTCGCCGTCCGCCGCGGCGTGCAGCTCAAGCGCAACGCCGGACCCAACCTCGGGCTGCCCCACGACACCCGCGCCGAGGCGTTCATGCGCCTGTACCCGCAGGTGACGGACACCCTGGGATGAGGCCCGCGCGCATGAGGAACGTCGTCGTCACCGACATCACCCGCGCGGACGTCGCCCGCATCGACGTCCTGGCCCGCTACGGCGTCGCCACCGTCCACGAGGCCGTCGGCCGCACCGGCTACCTCGGCCCGCGCCTCCGCCCCGCCTGGCCCGGCGCCCGCGTCGGCGGCAACGCCGTCACCGCGCTCTGCTGGCCCGGCGACAACCTGATGATCCACGTCGCCGTCGAGCAGTGCCGCGAGGGCGACGTGCTGGTCGTCGCCACGACGTCGCCGTGCGCCGACGGCATGTTCGGCGAGCTGTTCGCCACCGCGCTGCGGCACCGCGGCGTGCGCGGCGTGGTGATCGACGCCGGCGTCCGGGACGTCGCCGAGCTGCGGGCCATGGGCTTCCCCGCCTGGAGCGCGGCGGTCAGCGCGCAGGGCACCGTCAAGGCCACCCCGGGCGCGGTCAACGTGCCGGTCGCCGTCGGCGGCCAGGTCGTCCGGCCCGGCGACGTGATCCTCGCCGACGACGACG includes:
- a CDS encoding GntR family transcriptional regulator; its protein translation is MGETLTDRVRAVILGGDFVPNQRLIEADVCEQFGASRAAVRETFKELASEGLVEIMRNKGARVRVISKAEAVEITEVRMVLEGLAAYKAAERVTQEQADELRQVVADMREAVAGNDLDRYSELNVALHAKVREIAGHRTAASIIERLGAQVVRHKFRLARQPGRAAVSLPQHELIVAAIAARDPEAAQTAMQQHLRSVVKALESSAD
- a CDS encoding NAD(P)-dependent oxidoreductase gives rise to the protein MDGLRVALLGYGEVGRVLAGGLGGRVRLRAYDPAHPPASPLVAGNADAVRGADVVIAVTTGADSLAACAESRPHLKPGALYADLSTAAPGDKRAIAELAGSAGAVAVDGAIMAPVPLRGLATPILASGPGAERFAAFAGALGMDVTPIGGAPGDAAARKLLRSVLVKGLSALAVEARRAAEAAGLGEWFWAHLVETVTDADERFLTRLLEGAGQHGVRRVHEMRAATRMLEELGVPSDMTAATAAALHRATETGVPRPPGPR
- a CDS encoding PIG-L deacetylase family protein, producing the protein MISAHAGDFVWRAAGAIALTAHRGGRAKVVCLSYGERGESAKAWRAGHTLDEIKAIRREEAEHAAAALGAEIEFLDAGDYPLVETPELVDRLVRVYRDCEPGVVLTHPLADPYNGDHPAAARMALQARVLAQAAGYDAPGEPLGAPPVFFFEPHQPEQCDFKPDVLLDITPVFEAKRKAMECLPAQQHMWDYYTDLAVRRGVQLKRNAGPNLGLPHDTRAEAFMRLYPQVTDTLG
- a CDS encoding 4-carboxy-4-hydroxy-2-oxoadipate aldolase/oxaloacetate decarboxylase, translating into MRNVVVTDITRADVARIDVLARYGVATVHEAVGRTGYLGPRLRPAWPGARVGGNAVTALCWPGDNLMIHVAVEQCREGDVLVVATTSPCADGMFGELFATALRHRGVRGVVIDAGVRDVAELRAMGFPAWSAAVSAQGTVKATPGAVNVPVAVGGQVVRPGDVILADDDGVLVVPRQDLECAVSAAEARAVKEAATRAAFEKGELGLDRYGLRERLPELGLVYLTQAEYEGAGPDGDGRD